A single genomic interval of Spirosoma taeanense harbors:
- a CDS encoding M28 family peptidase has product MKKTLTLLLMLLVGYCRAQNADSVTIRKIYNEALSNGQSYEWLRHLTKQIGPRLSGSTGAQKAVDWTKQLMEQQGFDRVFLQDVMVPHWVRGAKEEAYIRNGKQKTTVPIAALGGSVATGPKGVEAGVVEVKSFTELRALGADKVKGKIVFFNRPMDPTKINTFEAYGGAVEQRANGATEAAKLGAIGAIVRSMTNVHDDNPHTGSMRYGTGVPLIPTAAISTNGADLLSKSLSENPNLTFYFKQNSETLPDAKSYNVVGEIRGSEKPDEIIVVGGHLDSWDLSEGAHDDGSGCVQSIEVLRILKSLGIKPKRTIRAVMFMNEENGLRGGVQYADLAKKNNEKHIAAVESDNGGFTPRGFGIVGTPDQRAKAIAWKPLLAPYGLTEIGPGGGGADIGPLATLGTVLFGFKPDTQRYFDYHHTAVDRFEAVSQRELELGAASMAALVYLLDQHGL; this is encoded by the coding sequence ATGAAAAAAACGCTTACTCTTCTGCTCATGCTGCTCGTTGGTTATTGCCGCGCGCAGAACGCCGACTCGGTCACGATCCGAAAAATCTATAACGAAGCCCTGTCGAATGGTCAATCGTACGAGTGGTTACGTCACCTCACTAAGCAGATCGGCCCTCGGCTAAGCGGCTCGACTGGTGCGCAGAAAGCCGTCGACTGGACGAAGCAGCTCATGGAGCAGCAGGGGTTCGACCGCGTATTTCTGCAGGACGTAATGGTGCCCCACTGGGTACGCGGGGCAAAGGAAGAAGCCTATATCCGCAACGGTAAGCAAAAGACGACGGTGCCAATCGCGGCACTCGGCGGTTCGGTAGCTACGGGGCCGAAAGGCGTTGAAGCGGGCGTCGTGGAGGTTAAAAGTTTTACCGAACTACGAGCACTCGGTGCCGACAAGGTGAAGGGCAAAATTGTGTTCTTCAACCGCCCGATGGACCCGACCAAGATCAATACCTTCGAAGCCTATGGCGGGGCCGTTGAGCAACGGGCCAATGGGGCAACCGAGGCCGCCAAGCTGGGTGCAATTGGCGCGATTGTACGCTCGATGACCAATGTGCACGACGATAATCCACACACAGGCAGCATGCGCTACGGTACGGGCGTACCGCTGATTCCGACGGCGGCCATCAGCACCAACGGGGCCGATCTGCTCAGTAAGTCGCTCAGCGAGAATCCGAACCTGACATTCTACTTCAAACAGAATTCCGAGACCCTGCCCGACGCGAAATCCTATAACGTAGTCGGCGAAATTCGGGGTAGCGAGAAACCCGACGAAATCATCGTGGTAGGCGGCCACCTCGATTCCTGGGACTTATCAGAGGGGGCGCACGACGACGGGTCGGGCTGCGTTCAGTCGATCGAAGTGTTACGTATTCTGAAGTCGTTAGGAATAAAACCCAAGCGTACGATCCGGGCGGTGATGTTCATGAACGAGGAAAATGGTCTGCGGGGTGGGGTACAATATGCCGATCTGGCAAAGAAAAACAACGAGAAACACATTGCGGCCGTCGAGTCAGACAACGGCGGATTCACTCCGCGCGGCTTTGGCATCGTCGGTACGCCCGACCAGCGGGCGAAGGCGATTGCCTGGAAACCCTTACTGGCTCCGTATGGCCTGACCGAAATTGGACCGGGTGGCGGGGGCGCTGACATTGGGCCGTTGGCAACACTTGGTACGGTCCTGTTTGGCTTCAAACCCGACACGCAGCGGTATTTTGATTACCACCACACAGCCGTTGATCGCTTCGAGGCTGTCAGCCAGCGCGAACTCGAACTCGGCGCAGCTTCGATGGCGGCTCTGGTGTATCTCCTCGATCAGCACGGCCTGTAG
- a CDS encoding MarR family winged helix-turn-helix transcriptional regulator: MNEQSYCIAGRLRMLARVLTGRYTDAFTAEGVTFAQAGLLMRIFAQPGIRQTQLSKQLQIEKSAMSRDVQLLHRNGWLTDNLRQGLFLTESGSQLAKRCHKIWKVLNARIHDELGQEAIDALTLFSANVLTPKNQTPTPNDNSIVNPALANEPE; encoded by the coding sequence ATGAACGAGCAGAGCTATTGCATAGCGGGGCGGTTACGGATGCTGGCGCGTGTGCTGACGGGACGTTATACCGATGCCTTCACAGCTGAGGGCGTTACGTTTGCGCAGGCCGGACTACTGATGCGCATTTTTGCGCAGCCGGGTATTCGGCAGACCCAGCTCTCGAAGCAGTTGCAGATTGAAAAATCCGCCATGAGTCGGGACGTACAACTGCTTCACAGAAACGGCTGGCTGACCGATAATCTCCGGCAGGGCTTGTTTCTGACCGAAAGCGGCTCGCAGCTCGCCAAACGATGCCATAAAATCTGGAAAGTTCTGAACGCGCGGATTCACGACGAACTAGGGCAGGAGGCTATTGACGCGCTGACGCTGTTCTCAGCTAACGTATTAACGCCTAAAAATCAAACACCAACTCCCAATGACAACTCAATTGTTAATCCAGCTCTGGCAAACGAACCAGAATAG
- a CDS encoding DinB family protein, producing MTTQLLIQLWQTNQNSVLGPIRKLSPDNYRNRLMPTTASAGFIALHTAEAMHRFAQMIFNREPTILLQATGGVMDEGNLLDLPTVLQTVNESFAMVEEQIRQTTDEQWAEPVASPFGEASRMQVLAFLMHHNSYHAGQIAQAIKKGRVFVRNVAASGTIA from the coding sequence ATGACAACTCAATTGTTAATCCAGCTCTGGCAAACGAACCAGAATAGCGTACTGGGTCCGATTCGCAAACTCAGTCCTGATAATTACCGGAATCGATTAATGCCTACTACGGCGTCGGCGGGGTTTATTGCGCTGCACACGGCCGAGGCTATGCACCGCTTTGCTCAGATGATTTTCAATCGGGAGCCGACGATTCTGCTGCAAGCGACGGGTGGCGTAATGGACGAAGGTAATCTACTGGATCTGCCCACAGTGCTGCAGACTGTAAACGAAAGTTTTGCGATGGTTGAGGAACAGATTCGGCAAACCACCGACGAGCAGTGGGCCGAGCCGGTAGCCTCGCCCTTCGGCGAAGCGTCGCGCATGCAGGTACTGGCGTTCCTGATGCATCATAATTCCTACCATGCCGGACAGATTGCGCAGGCTATAAAAAAAGGGCGTGTGTTCGTCCGGAATGTGGCGGCTTCGGGAACCATCGCATGA
- a CDS encoding DUF4442 domain-containing protein, giving the protein MKPIFLRTKRRESFQTWRFRTLMNWYPMFFGTGGKILFWSADSREVHLCLRRSIWTYNYVGTIFGGSLFSAADPFYMLMLLRIFGNNYVVWDKAASIRFRKPGRQTLYMRYELTDEQIDDIRRDVATNGQTERSFRLQWLDKDGTVYAEIERLCYVADKQHYEQRKGDRQRSRFQR; this is encoded by the coding sequence ATGAAGCCGATCTTTCTGCGAACCAAACGCCGGGAGTCGTTCCAGACATGGCGCTTTCGGACGCTGATGAACTGGTACCCCATGTTTTTCGGAACGGGCGGTAAGATTCTGTTCTGGTCGGCCGATTCGCGGGAGGTGCATCTCTGCCTGCGTCGGAGTATCTGGACGTACAACTACGTCGGGACCATTTTTGGTGGTAGCCTCTTCTCGGCGGCAGATCCATTCTATATGCTCATGCTCCTGCGGATTTTTGGTAATAACTACGTTGTCTGGGACAAAGCCGCCAGCATTCGGTTTCGCAAACCGGGCCGCCAAACGCTTTACATGCGCTATGAATTGACCGACGAGCAGATTGACGACATTCGCCGGGACGTAGCCACTAACGGGCAGACCGAGCGGAGCTTTAGGTTGCAGTGGTTAGATAAAGACGGGACGGTTTACGCCGAGATTGAGCGGCTATGCTACGTGGCCGACAAACAGCATTACGAACAGCGCAAAGGCGACCGGCAGCGGTCGCGGTTTCAACGCTAA
- a CDS encoding alpha/beta hydrolase codes for MTEHHLTVQRTARYYTLGELTDQTTHVWFCLHGFGQLAQFFGQKFASLIDEQTLVVVPEGLSRLYLNGEYQRVGASWITREDRQHEISDFVAYLNALYDRVLTGRDPKTLHFTVLGFSQGASTACRWLNAEHIKVDRLILWAGYFPSGFGDMISPDQLMPLDMHYVYGRQDEFIRQMPDAEGYLRRMQEEVPTLKLTVFDGGHRVEPKVLTRLIGREKPE; via the coding sequence ATGACCGAACACCACCTTACCGTTCAGCGGACGGCCCGTTATTACACCCTTGGGGAACTGACCGACCAGACCACGCACGTCTGGTTTTGTCTGCACGGGTTTGGCCAACTGGCGCAGTTTTTCGGTCAGAAATTCGCAAGTCTGATTGATGAACAGACGCTGGTTGTAGTGCCGGAAGGCTTGTCGCGGTTATACCTGAACGGCGAGTACCAGCGCGTGGGCGCTTCGTGGATTACCCGCGAAGACCGGCAGCACGAAATCAGCGACTTCGTGGCATATCTGAATGCACTGTACGATCGGGTTCTGACGGGACGCGATCCCAAAACGCTGCACTTTACGGTGCTGGGCTTCTCGCAGGGGGCGTCTACGGCCTGTCGCTGGCTGAATGCCGAGCACATCAAGGTCGACCGACTGATTCTCTGGGCGGGTTATTTTCCGAGTGGCTTTGGTGATATGATCAGTCCGGATCAATTAATGCCGCTGGACATGCATTACGTGTATGGTCGGCAGGACGAATTTATCCGCCAGATGCCCGATGCCGAAGGTTACCTCCGCCGGATGCAGGAGGAAGTGCCAACGCTTAAACTAACGGTCTTTGACGGTGGTCATCGGGTCGAGCCGAAGGTACTGACGCGGCTAATTGGCCGGGAAAAGCCGGAATAA
- a CDS encoding penicillin acylase family protein: MLRLFALMGLLFCISQCSNAQQFPGLQQPVEVICDPWGVNHIYAKNEHDLFFAQGYMAARDRLFQLEIWRRQATGTVAELLGSQETKRDIGTRLFRFRGDINKELLHYHPHGPQIVGAFVDGINAYVKEINKTPEKLPFEFRVLNTKPGFWTPGVVISRHQGLAYNVRDELNYGRLVKLIGADKLRELQWFHPVSKANEPNLTLHVNGDELFQPILELYEAFRLPLKFQGRPTKADEDEARRSGESIDDWFNVEKQYVGSNNWVIAGNKSASGYPMLANDPHRAQSTPSLRYWVHLNAPGWNVIGAGEPTLPGISIGHNEYGAWGLTIFETDNEDLYVYETNPKNPNQYRYKGQWVAMKTLTETIPMKDGSSVRAELKYTRHGPVVFEDVKNHKAYAIRAGWLDTGCAPYLASLRMNQARTWPEFRQACSFSRLPGENMIWADRKGTIGWQAVGLAPIRKNFTGLLPVPGDGRFEWSGYLPMQQLPNKLNPPEGYVVTANNNLTPPNFPHRNAIGWTWSAPSRAHRIEEVLSDGKRKTLVDFMTLQADYLSIPARTLVPLLQNLSSPENRTEQALAYLRRWDYKLNPNSVAAAIYVAWEEQLKLAVAQQIVPREARPYLKAVPSKRIMDALLVPTAGRDSLLLASLDKAVAALTDRLGSDMDDWSYGQRKNKHITITHPLSDLVDKAMQQKINLGPVARGGYGETVNATANNLNQTHGASFRILVDTEDWDKALGINSPGQSGDPESPHYRDLFPIWAENGYFPVFFSTEKIKTVAETTTVLRP, encoded by the coding sequence ATGCTTCGTTTGTTTGCCCTCATGGGGCTTTTGTTCTGCATTAGCCAATGCTCAAATGCCCAGCAATTCCCCGGTCTCCAACAACCCGTCGAAGTCATTTGCGACCCCTGGGGCGTTAATCACATCTACGCAAAAAATGAACATGATCTGTTCTTTGCGCAGGGGTATATGGCCGCCCGGGATCGCCTGTTTCAACTGGAGATCTGGCGTCGGCAGGCAACTGGAACGGTTGCTGAACTGCTTGGCTCGCAGGAAACCAAACGGGATATCGGCACGCGGCTGTTCCGGTTTCGGGGCGACATCAACAAGGAACTGCTGCATTATCATCCACACGGCCCGCAGATCGTTGGGGCGTTTGTCGATGGCATCAACGCCTACGTAAAGGAAATAAACAAAACGCCCGAAAAACTGCCGTTCGAATTTCGGGTGCTGAACACAAAACCGGGCTTCTGGACACCCGGAGTGGTCATCAGCCGACATCAGGGACTGGCTTATAACGTGCGGGACGAACTGAATTACGGTCGGCTGGTGAAACTAATTGGGGCCGATAAGCTGCGGGAATTGCAGTGGTTTCATCCCGTCTCGAAGGCCAACGAACCCAATTTGACCCTGCACGTCAACGGTGACGAGCTGTTTCAGCCGATCTTAGAGCTATACGAAGCGTTCCGGCTGCCGCTGAAATTTCAGGGTCGACCGACCAAGGCCGATGAAGACGAAGCCAGGCGATCTGGTGAGTCAATAGACGACTGGTTCAACGTCGAAAAGCAGTACGTTGGCTCCAACAACTGGGTGATTGCGGGTAATAAATCGGCGAGTGGCTACCCCATGCTGGCCAACGATCCGCACCGGGCGCAGTCGACACCCTCGTTACGTTACTGGGTGCATCTAAACGCACCGGGCTGGAACGTCATCGGCGCTGGCGAACCCACGCTGCCCGGAATCTCGATTGGGCATAATGAGTATGGGGCATGGGGACTGACCATCTTTGAGACCGACAACGAAGATTTATACGTTTACGAGACTAATCCGAAAAACCCAAACCAGTACCGGTACAAAGGGCAATGGGTGGCGATGAAAACGCTGACGGAAACCATCCCGATGAAAGACGGGTCATCCGTTCGGGCGGAGTTGAAATACACGCGTCATGGGCCGGTGGTATTCGAGGACGTAAAGAACCACAAAGCCTACGCCATTCGCGCGGGCTGGCTCGACACAGGCTGTGCGCCTTATCTTGCGAGTTTACGCATGAATCAGGCCCGCACATGGCCCGAGTTCCGGCAGGCGTGTTCGTTCAGTCGGTTGCCGGGCGAGAACATGATCTGGGCAGACCGCAAAGGGACAATTGGCTGGCAGGCGGTTGGGCTAGCGCCCATCCGAAAAAACTTTACGGGCCTGCTGCCGGTGCCGGGCGACGGACGGTTCGAATGGAGTGGCTATCTGCCGATGCAGCAATTGCCCAACAAACTCAACCCGCCCGAGGGTTACGTCGTAACGGCTAATAACAACCTGACGCCACCCAACTTCCCGCACCGGAACGCGATTGGCTGGACGTGGTCGGCACCCAGCCGTGCCCATCGCATTGAAGAGGTCCTGAGCGACGGCAAACGTAAAACCCTGGTTGATTTTATGACCCTGCAGGCCGATTACCTGTCTATTCCGGCCCGGACGCTGGTGCCGTTGCTGCAAAACCTGTCGTCGCCCGAAAACCGGACGGAACAGGCGCTGGCTTATCTCCGGCGCTGGGACTACAAACTCAATCCCAACTCGGTGGCGGCTGCTATCTACGTAGCCTGGGAAGAGCAGTTGAAACTGGCTGTAGCGCAGCAGATAGTTCCGCGTGAGGCCAGACCTTACCTGAAAGCCGTCCCGTCCAAACGCATCATGGATGCCCTGTTGGTGCCAACCGCCGGTCGGGATAGTCTGTTACTGGCTTCGCTCGATAAGGCCGTAGCCGCGCTTACCGACCGATTGGGAAGCGATATGGACGACTGGTCGTATGGGCAGCGAAAAAATAAGCACATTACCATTACGCACCCGCTAAGCGATCTGGTTGACAAAGCCATGCAACAGAAAATTAACCTGGGGCCGGTGGCACGGGGCGGCTATGGCGAAACCGTCAACGCAACGGCCAACAACCTCAACCAGACACATGGTGCCTCGTTCCGGATTCTGGTCGATACAGAAGATTGGGATAAAGCGCTGGGAATCAATAGCCCTGGTCAATCGGGTGATCCTGAGAGTCCGCACTATCGCGACCTGTTTCCCATCTGGGCCGAGAACGGCTATTTCCCGGTTTTCTTTTCAACAGAAAAAATCAAAACCGTAGCTGAGACGACAACCGTACTGCGTCCGTGA
- the lipA gene encoding lipoyl synthase has product MIELPVIPSEQQRKKRPDWLRVKLPIGPEYAKVRKLVDEHKLHTICESGNCPNMGECWGAGTATFMILGNVCTRSCTFCAVATGRPNEYDTDEPRRVAEAIVLMKVKHAVITSVNRDELKDRGAEIWYQTVRLIKEASPATTIETLIPDTKGNWEALERMISAGQEVVSHNMETVERLYRRVRPQARYERSLEQIRRTKEYGQRTKSGIMLGLGETHDEVFKAMDDLAQNGLDVLTLGQYLQPTKMHHEVIEWIHPETFAMYREEGLARGLKYVESGPLVRSSYHAEKHVNV; this is encoded by the coding sequence ATGATCGAACTACCCGTAATACCCTCCGAACAACAACGTAAGAAACGCCCCGACTGGCTGCGCGTGAAGCTGCCTATCGGTCCTGAATATGCCAAAGTCCGCAAACTGGTTGACGAGCACAAGCTGCATACCATCTGCGAAAGCGGCAACTGTCCCAACATGGGCGAGTGCTGGGGGGCTGGCACGGCTACGTTCATGATTCTGGGTAACGTTTGTACCCGTAGCTGTACGTTCTGCGCCGTAGCGACGGGTCGCCCGAATGAATATGATACCGACGAGCCCCGGCGCGTGGCCGAAGCCATCGTGCTGATGAAGGTCAAGCACGCCGTTATTACGTCGGTCAACCGCGATGAGCTGAAAGATCGGGGCGCCGAAATCTGGTACCAGACGGTACGGCTCATTAAGGAAGCTTCGCCTGCAACGACGATCGAAACGCTCATCCCCGACACGAAAGGAAACTGGGAAGCCTTGGAACGGATGATTTCGGCCGGGCAAGAGGTTGTCTCGCACAATATGGAAACCGTCGAACGGCTTTACCGGCGCGTTCGGCCGCAGGCGCGGTACGAACGCAGTCTGGAGCAGATTCGCCGGACAAAGGAGTACGGTCAGCGCACCAAATCGGGTATCATGCTGGGGCTGGGCGAAACGCACGACGAAGTGTTCAAAGCCATGGACGATCTGGCCCAAAACGGACTCGACGTGCTGACCCTGGGGCAATACCTGCAGCCCACAAAAATGCACCACGAGGTCATTGAGTGGATTCACCCCGAAACGTTTGCCATGTACCGGGAAGAAGGTCTGGCCCGGGGCCTGAAATACGTCGAATCCGGCCCGCTGGTACGGTCAAGCTACCATGCCGAGAAACACGTGAATGTATAG
- a CDS encoding lycopene cyclase family protein, protein MKKYDFIIAGGGMAGLSLAYYLSQSALRDRSILILDREPKNRNDRTWCFWEHGAGPFEPILFRKWNTVSFHGTTHAGPLDMGEYQYKMLRSIDFYDFVQNELARFPNIEHRQATINRIKDTPQGGFVIADDEPFIADYVFDSTFALKLDQPENHNLLQHFKGWVIKAEKPCFNPKQPELMDFRVEQHGDCRFVYVMPFDTQTALVEFTLFNGSPLKADEYDADLRLYIDRYLDTGNYQICETEAGVIPMSDEPTHENPSEHIVRIGTAGGYTKPSTGYTFQRTQRYLRDIVKNIVQTGKANRQLPWFRSRFKLYDSVLLNVLEQRRHPADDVFTRFYAENRPATAFRFLDEDTRFLEELRIFATMPWWPFTAAFFDVLRRKTFNG, encoded by the coding sequence ATGAAAAAATACGACTTCATCATCGCCGGGGGCGGCATGGCGGGTTTGAGTCTGGCGTATTATCTAAGCCAGTCTGCCTTACGCGACCGATCGATCCTGATTCTCGATCGGGAACCTAAAAACCGTAACGACCGAACGTGGTGTTTCTGGGAGCATGGGGCCGGCCCGTTTGAGCCGATTCTGTTTCGGAAGTGGAACACGGTCAGCTTTCACGGAACTACGCATGCCGGCCCACTCGACATGGGCGAGTATCAGTACAAAATGCTGCGCAGCATTGATTTCTACGATTTTGTGCAGAACGAACTGGCCCGGTTTCCAAATATTGAGCATCGGCAGGCAACGATTAACCGGATCAAAGATACCCCCCAGGGTGGGTTTGTTATTGCCGACGATGAGCCGTTCATTGCCGACTACGTCTTCGACAGCACCTTCGCGCTGAAGCTCGACCAACCCGAAAATCACAACCTGCTACAGCACTTTAAAGGCTGGGTTATTAAAGCTGAGAAGCCCTGTTTCAACCCAAAACAACCGGAACTGATGGATTTTCGGGTTGAGCAGCATGGCGATTGCCGGTTTGTGTATGTCATGCCTTTCGATACGCAGACCGCGCTTGTGGAATTTACCCTGTTTAATGGCAGTCCGCTGAAGGCCGACGAATACGACGCTGACCTGCGGCTGTATATCGACCGGTATCTGGATACGGGCAATTACCAGATCTGCGAAACCGAAGCGGGCGTGATTCCGATGTCGGATGAGCCTACGCACGAAAATCCTTCTGAACATATTGTCCGGATTGGCACAGCGGGCGGATATACAAAACCGTCAACGGGTTACACCTTCCAGCGTACGCAGCGTTACCTGCGCGATATTGTCAAAAACATTGTTCAGACGGGTAAGGCTAACCGCCAGCTTCCCTGGTTCAGAAGTCGCTTTAAGTTATACGACAGTGTGCTATTGAATGTACTGGAACAGCGCCGTCATCCGGCCGATGACGTATTTACGCGGTTTTACGCCGAAAATCGGCCTGCTACGGCTTTTCGGTTTCTGGACGAAGACACCAGATTTCTGGAAGAACTTCGCATCTTCGCCACCATGCCATGGTGGCCCTTTACCGCGGCATTCTTCGATGTGCTGCGCCGGAAAACGTTCAACGGTTAG
- a CDS encoding hybrid sensor histidine kinase/response regulator transcription factor produces the protein MKTKILLVDDEPDLEALFQQHFRRRIQANQYEFIYAHDGMQALAIIREQPDIDVVLSDINMPGMDGLTLLAKLLEVNPVARTVMVTAYDDMSNIRTAMNRGAFDFVCKPIDFGDLAITIEKTAEYVRQLRESMELRAIDEMKMRFFANITHEFRTPLSLIVAPVDKLLTANDLPTPYLHSLSIVRQNAQHMLQLINQLLDIAKLEAGAMTIVNKPGDLGGFVSQIVEVFRPSAEIKNIDLTYRADLLSSNYLFDADKWEKILYNLLSNAVKFTETGCVAINLTEIPDSLPAVGSAQSEALIRLTVRDTGIGIAADKRERIFNRFYQVDSARTRAYEGTGIGLALVKELTERLGGTITVESPPAGEIDTSGTCFNLILPVQVLVAPVDRSLVAPKRIILTPVPDSVVVPSPPQSDETPLILVVEDNHQLREFIIAELTPTYRVRSAANGEEGWDLVQQELPDVVISDVMMQEMDGYDLTKQIKSHPETDHIAVILLTAKSEHDDVIAGLRYGADDYIIKPFNLDEVHLRLSNLINRQQKLRDQYSRQLTQPDDSSLLDTVQNPFLRQVYTLIERHLDQSALTVEWMAEELSISRKTLYRKVHTLTHLAPNELIRQYRLRKAAQLLRAGHNASETAYMVGFETPSHFTSVFKEFYKKTPSEFALK, from the coding sequence ATGAAAACAAAAATTCTACTGGTCGACGACGAACCCGATCTGGAGGCCCTGTTTCAGCAGCATTTCCGGCGCAGGATACAGGCCAATCAATACGAGTTTATTTATGCTCACGACGGGATGCAGGCGCTGGCGATTATTCGGGAGCAGCCCGACATAGACGTTGTGCTGTCTGATATCAACATGCCGGGCATGGATGGCCTGACATTGCTGGCTAAACTGCTGGAGGTAAATCCGGTCGCGCGAACTGTTATGGTGACGGCCTACGACGATATGAGCAATATCCGAACGGCCATGAACCGGGGGGCATTTGATTTTGTCTGTAAACCCATCGACTTCGGCGATCTGGCCATAACCATTGAAAAAACGGCGGAATACGTCCGGCAATTGCGGGAATCAATGGAACTGCGAGCCATCGACGAGATGAAGATGCGCTTTTTTGCCAATATCACTCACGAGTTCCGTACGCCCCTCTCGTTAATTGTGGCACCGGTTGACAAACTGCTGACCGCAAATGACCTGCCCACGCCGTATCTTCATTCGCTCTCGATCGTTCGTCAGAATGCCCAGCATATGCTGCAGCTCATTAATCAGTTGCTGGACATTGCTAAACTCGAAGCAGGCGCCATGACCATTGTCAACAAACCAGGTGATCTGGGCGGCTTCGTCAGCCAGATAGTGGAGGTGTTTCGGCCATCGGCGGAAATAAAAAACATTGATCTGACCTACCGGGCCGATCTACTCTCCAGCAACTATCTGTTCGACGCCGATAAATGGGAGAAGATTCTGTATAATCTGCTCTCCAACGCCGTTAAATTTACCGAAACAGGCTGTGTAGCCATTAATTTGACCGAAATACCGGATAGCCTCCCTGCTGTTGGCTCAGCTCAGTCTGAAGCACTGATCCGGCTAACGGTGCGCGATACGGGCATTGGTATTGCGGCCGATAAACGCGAACGCATTTTCAATCGGTTCTACCAGGTCGATAGCGCCCGGACGCGGGCTTATGAGGGTACCGGTATCGGGCTGGCTTTAGTGAAGGAGCTCACCGAACGGCTCGGCGGCACCATAACCGTTGAAAGCCCGCCCGCCGGCGAAATCGACACATCAGGAACCTGCTTCAATCTGATTTTGCCGGTACAGGTACTGGTTGCCCCTGTTGATCGCTCGCTGGTTGCCCCGAAGCGTATCATTCTTACGCCAGTGCCTGACTCGGTAGTTGTGCCATCCCCCCCGCAATCCGACGAAACACCTTTGATTCTGGTTGTGGAAGACAATCATCAGCTACGTGAGTTTATCATTGCCGAACTGACCCCAACGTACCGCGTTCGGTCAGCCGCGAATGGAGAAGAAGGCTGGGACCTGGTGCAGCAGGAACTGCCCGACGTAGTGATTTCGGATGTGATGATGCAGGAAATGGATGGGTATGACCTGACGAAGCAGATAAAATCGCATCCGGAAACCGATCATATTGCCGTTATCCTGTTGACCGCCAAATCGGAGCATGATGATGTTATCGCAGGTCTGCGCTACGGCGCAGACGACTATATCATTAAACCGTTTAATCTGGATGAAGTGCATCTGCGCTTGTCTAACCTCATCAACCGCCAGCAGAAACTGCGGGATCAATACAGTCGCCAACTCACTCAGCCCGACGACTCTTCCCTGCTCGACACGGTGCAGAATCCGTTTCTGCGCCAGGTTTATACCTTAATCGAACGACACCTGGATCAGTCAGCGCTAACGGTCGAATGGATGGCCGAAGAACTGTCCATCAGCCGAAAAACGCTGTATCGCAAAGTTCACACGCTGACCCATCTGGCTCCTAACGAACTGATCCGGCAATATCGGCTGCGCAAGGCTGCCCAGTTGCTGCGAGCGGGGCATAATGCATCCGAAACCGCCTACATGGTCGGCTTCGAAACACCTTCGCACTTTACGTCGGTGTTTAAGGAGTTCTATAAAAAAACGCCTTCCGAGTTTGCCCTGAAATAA
- a CDS encoding response regulator, giving the protein MNILVVDDEPDVQPLFEQRFRREIRSGKLTFAFASSGQMALDYLNQHAFGVVLVLSDINMPGMDGLELLRRIRDEHPMKPPSVMMVTAYGDDRNHQAAIRFGADDFLTKPVDFEILKSRLANLTQE; this is encoded by the coding sequence ATGAATATTTTAGTTGTTGATGATGAACCCGATGTACAACCCTTGTTTGAACAGCGCTTCCGACGCGAAATCCGCTCGGGAAAGCTGACATTTGCATTTGCTTCTTCGGGTCAGATGGCTCTTGACTATCTGAACCAGCATGCTTTTGGCGTCGTGCTGGTCTTGTCCGATATCAATATGCCGGGAATGGACGGCCTGGAGCTGTTACGTCGGATTCGGGATGAACACCCCATGAAGCCGCCTTCGGTCATGATGGTAACGGCCTATGGCGACGACAGGAACCATCAGGCGGCTATACGCTTCGGAGCCGACGATTTTTTAACGAAGCCCGTTGATTTCGAGATCCTTAAAAGTAGACTAGCTAATCTGACGCAGGAATGA